The Lewinellaceae bacterium nucleotide sequence AATAGTTATTTTGAAATTGACAAACATAATAGAGATCAGCTTGTTGTCGGGATTACAGCGAAAGGAAAAAAGTCTAAGCCCTGGGAAATGAAATTTATTAATCCCGCAGGAGCAATAAAATCCACACTAAACGATATGATAATTTATGCATCTGCTCAATTAAATTCATCGCAAGAAAATCTTAATTTTTTTAAGTTAACTCAAGACCCTTTAAATTTTTCAATAAAAATGCCTGAAGATAAACTTTGGAAAGGAAATAAAATGGGGCTTGGTTGGTGGCACAACCTTGAAGATACACAAAATACATTCATGTGGCATGGAGGATCATCTGGAGGTTATACTTCATTTGTAGGATTCTCAAAATTAAAAGGAAAAGCTGTAGTAATTCTTTCAAATATTAGCAGTTCCAACCCCTCTGCTCGAGCAGAAAACCGTATTCCTAAACCTATTTTATTAGGTCAAAAAATATTGCGAATGTAATAGTAAATAGCAGTAAAGAAAGCCTACAGGCAACAATGTGGATAATGTTCAGTGCCTCCACAAGGTCGGCACCGCCATATCCACTCACGTTACCGCAAAGACACAAATATCTGAACGGAGCCCCTCTCCTTTTGTCCTTTTGTCCTTCTCAACCTGAATCAGGCTTTATTTAAAAAACCTTGAGCTCCCCCATATAAAAAATGACAATGTCCCGCACATCATTGGCTATTGTTTTATCCTGCACTTTGAAGGAATCAAATTCTTCGCGTTTCATCGTTCCCAGCATTTCGAGATTTGCCTCCTTGCCGGAAGCTAAAAATTGAGGCATAACCACTTTATACTTTTTCACCGGATCGATCCGTTTTCCGCTAACCCTCCATTGGCCTTCAGCCGTTTTATCAACCTTCCAGGTTTGAAAATAGCCGCCTTCTCCCTTATTGGTCCCAAGTCCGATATCGAGCATTTTTGCGAGGTCGGCACCGGTCATTTCGACTCTTGAAATGGGTCCGCCATAGGGATATACCCTCAGGATGTCGTATTCAGTAATAACGCCCAGGAGATTGTCGTCCAACCGCATGGAACCACTGTTCAATAAAAAAGCATCTGCCTGGGGTAATACTTTCTCGAAAGCCTTGGAAGTCAGGATGCCAAAATTCGTTGGCATGTTCCTGATTTTTTCTTCGGTGCAAATCAAGGGCGTTTTGGTCACCAGGATTTCGTTATCGGGATCGTAACCCATTTCCTCAATGATGCCATCCACTTTCCCTTCCCAGCTCATGACGACTTTATGGGCTTCAGGCTCATCCGCTATAGTATCATCAATGGTTTTGAGTGTTGATTTTATCGTCGTTTTGCCGGTGGAAGGATGGTAGGTAAACCGATGAATATAAACCGTTTTCGCATTGGCATCTGCTTTGGTGATGAGGGTATTGCCAATTTGATATTTCATATTCACATGTTCGTGGCCACCGAAAATAGCGCGATAATCCTGATTTTTCTGTGCCATTTCCTTATCCTCATCGATGGAAAGGTGGGTGATGGCCAGCATAATATCCGTCTGAGGTTTCATTTCCGAGGCGGTAGCCTTCAGGGCCGTTTCAAAAGAGGTATATTGAACATAAGGCTGCTTGTTGAAAGGCAGCACCACTCCTGTTATGCCCACACGGACTTGCTTCCCTGAAGCATTTTTAAACGTTTTTATTACATAGGAGGGTATGGCTTCTCCCCGTTGGGTGAATGGTTCTGTTTTGCCGTCTTCATATTGGCGAAATGCATTGCTGCACACATATACAAACTCACTTTGATCCATCCGCGTTTGAAGCAGATCTCCCGTTTTGAGATCAAACTCATGGTTGCCAAAAGTCACATAATCCAACCCAATGGCATTGAGCGTTTCCACCATTTGCCGGCCGGCAATTTTACCTCCGTCCTCATCATTGAGCATCCCGATCAGGGAAGGGCTTAAAAAATCTCCGGAAAGCAGTGTAATTGTATTTTCATTTTCTGCTTTGAGCTCTTTTATAAGAGTTCCTACACGGGCCAGCCCGCCGGATTTTCCCCCATCCAGGGGCGAAATTTCGTATACGTCATTCAGTTGCAAAACGGTGAATGTAATATCGTCCCTGGAGGCCTGTGGAAGATGACAACTCCACTGGAAAATCAGGGCCAGGAAGAGGATTGGTAAAAATCTGTTTTTCATAATGGAAAATTTAAACATTTAACTACTTTTCACTGTGAAAGATAGGCAAAACAAGGTTGTTGTTTTTTACAAAAATAAAAAAACTTGTCCATAAGGACGGATCAGACTCCGTGTTCCCTTTTGAACAAGTTTTTTATGCGACAAATCCTTAAGGGATCAAGCCGCCAAGCAAGGCATTACAAACGGGTTTGCTATTTCAGGTAATTCAACTCAAAGAAGGTATCATACCCTACTATCGTTTTATTTTTCAACACTTTACGATAGTTATCCTGAGAAATAGGCAATACGGAATAATCAATACTCCTGTCGATAAATTCGCCTTTATTTTTTTGGATGCCGTTGTAATATTCCATGGCTGTTTCTACGTCTTTATATCTTCTTAAAACGAGTACCGGGACATCGTTTTTCTCGCCAAGGAAGACATTGGATATCCGGATTTTATCCAGTTTATGGTATTTCCTGTTGTAGTCAGAAACCACGATCTTCTGATCGTTCAGTTTTACGTCTCCATTGAATACAATGATGACATAATGAAGAGCCTTTTCATTAAACTCAAAATCAAATTCACCTTCTGTATCGGAAGTGCCTCCCGGCAGCGCCGCCCCCCTTACGCCGAGAATCCTCAGGATCTCTTTGGCCCGGGTTTCCTCCTCGGTATTGGGATAAGAAGCGATCAGGGAATTCAGATTTTCAATATAAGTATCTCTACCTTCAGTGTTTCCGGAACAAATGGCCATTAAAAGAGCATATTTAGGTTTCAGAGGATGCTTTCCAAAGATGTTCTTGAGGTTTTCCTCGCTCACCTGAATAGCTTCAGCATACCTGCCCTGGGAAAACAAAACATAGGCCTGGTCGAACTTGAGATTTTGCTGTAACTCCTCATCCATGTATTTGGCTGCAAATTCAGGATCGGTAAGCATTTTCGCATAGTTCGTGGTAGGATATTTTTCAATTATTTTATCGTAATATTCGCGTGCTTTAACCTGATCATTCAAATCAGAATAGGCCAGATACAAGATATACCACGATTCAAGTTCGTAAACGTTAGCAGGATAGCGACTATTGAGTTCTTCGAGAATTTCTACTGTTTTTTGGTTATTTTTCAGTCGTTCCCGGTACAAGGTTCCCAAGGTGGACATCGCCTTTTTGGTGGCGAGGATCATGGCAGTCTTTTCACCGTTTGATTTAGGTACATCCCCTAATATCTGGTCAATTTCCTCCTGCGTCAGCGCACTTACGGCCTCAGTTGAAAAAGTAAGGGTTTCTTCGACCCCGGTAACCTGTTTTGCGGAACGGCGCCAGTCATCCTCCAATGGTCTGCTGCCCCATTTTCTTTGGAATTCCCTTTTGCCTCGTTTTACAGATTTATCGTTATAGGCAAAGAAGGAACTTTCTTTGGTGC carries:
- a CDS encoding bifunctional metallophosphatase/5'-nucleotidase produces the protein MKNRFLPILFLALIFQWSCHLPQASRDDITFTVLQLNDVYEISPLDGGKSGGLARVGTLIKELKAENENTITLLSGDFLSPSLIGMLNDEDGGKIAGRQMVETLNAIGLDYVTFGNHEFDLKTGDLLQTRMDQSEFVYVCSNAFRQYEDGKTEPFTQRGEAIPSYVIKTFKNASGKQVRVGITGVVLPFNKQPYVQYTSFETALKATASEMKPQTDIMLAITHLSIDEDKEMAQKNQDYRAIFGGHEHVNMKYQIGNTLITKADANAKTVYIHRFTYHPSTGKTTIKSTLKTIDDTIADEPEAHKVVMSWEGKVDGIIEEMGYDPDNEILVTKTPLICTEEKIRNMPTNFGILTSKAFEKVLPQADAFLLNSGSMRLDDNLLGVITEYDILRVYPYGGPISRVEMTGADLAKMLDIGLGTNKGEGGYFQTWKVDKTAEGQWRVSGKRIDPVKKYKVVMPQFLASGKEANLEMLGTMKREEFDSFKVQDKTIANDVRDIVIFYMGELKVF